The following proteins are co-located in the Paludibaculum fermentans genome:
- a CDS encoding ADOP family duplicated permease, translated as MSFWLRLSNVFRGERLNREIDEELEAHVADAVAEGRNEAEARRALGAALRLREESRDLRLLPWLDSLRADAVLGWRQIRKRKVASAAAILSLGLAIGSCTAAFRIIDALLLRPLPVERPGELYALTRTGFGFDGKFDVSYAWAYPSFQLMSKAVRGQAELLALGYVERVDLTYSTDGEMEKANIQYVSGRMFPSYGLRPAVGRLFSGNEDNMAQPQPFAVLSYDYWSRRFGRDRGVVGRQLRIGEKVYEIVGVCGESFTGTEPGRVTGVFLPATMYAGAREEGWTWLRTMVRIPPGQALGPIRDRLAASSRAFEENRAKGFEGITRANIQRYLDRTVGLQPAWAGLSNLQLEYRRALGAMAVLVLLVLLIACANVANLMTAQAASRAREMALRVSIGAGRGRLVQLVLVESGLIAVLAALTGGAFATWAAPFVVGRINRADNPARLDMPADWRVMAFAFALTLLVTGLFGLAPALRASGVKPAAVLKGGSDPHSRRRLIHGLIALQVTFCFVVLFVSGLFVETFRLLSERPTGFAAERLLVVYATPKQPQPPAVWDELARQLRTVPGIDAVASSAWPLLDGMAWNNFVSVHGGPPSSELAYFLAVSPGWMETMKIAFLEGSDFRPDAASPGTAIVNETFVKTFLPGERALGQTFLKFRDRFQIAGIVRDTPYKGLRGPVLPLVFVPQHELDKDGQLMPIRQMAFLVRTQSDRPFALAGSLRSEMRRLRPDFRVTNIRTQQELIEGQTLRERLLALLAVFFTVVALLLAGVGLYGVLDYSVLQRRREIGIRMAIGAQAADIGRLVTSVSSRMLLAGSAAGIVLGLISSRTMESLFYGVKATDPRMLLLPWLVIAGTSIIAAVPAVIRAVRTDPVTSLRME; from the coding sequence ATGTCGTTCTGGTTGCGTCTGTCGAACGTGTTCCGCGGAGAGCGGTTGAATCGCGAGATCGACGAAGAGTTGGAGGCGCACGTCGCCGACGCGGTGGCTGAGGGCCGGAACGAAGCCGAGGCCCGGCGGGCACTGGGGGCCGCACTGCGGCTCCGCGAGGAAAGCCGCGATCTGCGGCTGCTGCCATGGCTCGATTCGCTGCGGGCGGATGCGGTGCTGGGGTGGCGGCAGATCCGCAAGCGGAAGGTCGCTTCCGCGGCGGCGATTCTGTCACTGGGACTGGCGATCGGCTCGTGCACAGCTGCCTTCCGTATCATCGACGCGCTGCTGCTGCGGCCTCTGCCAGTGGAGCGTCCGGGCGAGTTGTACGCGTTGACGCGCACGGGCTTCGGCTTCGACGGGAAGTTCGACGTGTCCTACGCCTGGGCTTATCCCTCCTTCCAATTGATGTCGAAGGCGGTGCGGGGGCAGGCGGAGTTGCTGGCCCTCGGGTACGTCGAGCGCGTTGATCTCACTTATTCGACGGATGGGGAGATGGAAAAGGCCAATATCCAGTATGTCTCGGGGCGGATGTTCCCGTCGTACGGTCTGCGGCCGGCAGTGGGCCGCCTGTTCAGCGGCAATGAGGACAACATGGCGCAGCCGCAACCTTTCGCCGTGCTCTCCTACGATTACTGGTCGCGGCGTTTTGGGCGGGATCGCGGCGTGGTGGGCCGGCAGCTGCGCATCGGCGAGAAGGTTTACGAAATTGTGGGGGTATGCGGCGAGTCGTTCACCGGCACTGAACCGGGCAGGGTGACCGGTGTATTCCTGCCGGCGACGATGTATGCAGGCGCAAGAGAAGAGGGTTGGACCTGGCTGCGGACCATGGTCAGGATTCCTCCAGGCCAAGCGTTGGGACCGATCCGCGACAGGCTGGCCGCGTCATCGCGAGCCTTTGAGGAGAATCGGGCCAAAGGGTTCGAAGGAATAACGCGCGCAAACATCCAGCGGTATCTCGACCGGACGGTTGGGCTGCAGCCTGCCTGGGCCGGGCTGTCCAACCTTCAGTTGGAATACCGACGCGCCCTGGGCGCCATGGCCGTGCTGGTGTTGCTGGTGCTGCTGATCGCGTGTGCGAATGTCGCCAACCTGATGACCGCCCAGGCGGCGTCACGGGCGCGGGAGATGGCGCTACGCGTCTCGATTGGCGCGGGCCGCGGCCGCCTGGTGCAACTGGTGCTGGTGGAGAGCGGCCTGATCGCGGTGCTGGCGGCCCTGACCGGCGGAGCGTTCGCCACCTGGGCGGCTCCCTTTGTCGTCGGCAGAATCAATCGGGCGGACAACCCGGCCCGGCTGGACATGCCGGCGGACTGGCGGGTGATGGCCTTCGCCTTCGCACTGACACTGCTGGTGACCGGCCTGTTCGGACTCGCCCCGGCGCTGCGTGCTTCCGGCGTGAAACCGGCTGCCGTTCTGAAGGGCGGCTCGGATCCGCACTCACGGCGGCGGTTAATTCATGGTTTGATCGCGCTGCAAGTCACCTTCTGCTTTGTCGTGCTGTTTGTTTCCGGACTGTTCGTGGAAACCTTCCGGCTCCTTTCGGAGAGGCCGACAGGATTTGCAGCCGAGCGGCTGCTGGTGGTCTATGCAACGCCAAAGCAACCCCAGCCTCCCGCTGTGTGGGACGAACTGGCCCGGCAATTGAGGACAGTGCCGGGCATCGACGCCGTGGCGTCGTCTGCCTGGCCTCTGTTGGACGGCATGGCCTGGAACAACTTCGTGTCGGTGCATGGTGGTCCACCGAGTTCCGAGCTCGCCTACTTCCTGGCCGTCTCACCCGGCTGGATGGAGACGATGAAGATCGCATTCCTGGAAGGATCGGACTTCCGGCCGGATGCCGCGTCGCCTGGCACCGCGATCGTAAATGAGACGTTCGTCAAGACTTTTCTCCCGGGAGAACGGGCGCTGGGCCAGACATTCCTGAAATTCCGCGACCGATTTCAGATTGCCGGAATCGTGCGGGATACCCCCTACAAGGGACTGCGCGGTCCAGTGCTACCGCTGGTCTTTGTCCCGCAGCATGAACTGGACAAAGATGGCCAACTCATGCCGATCCGGCAGATGGCGTTTCTGGTCCGGACCCAGAGCGACCGGCCGTTTGCGCTGGCCGGGTCCCTGCGTTCGGAGATGCGGCGGCTGCGGCCGGATTTCCGTGTCACCAACATCCGCACGCAGCAGGAACTGATTGAGGGGCAAACCCTGCGGGAGCGGCTGTTGGCCCTGCTGGCGGTCTTCTTTACCGTGGTCGCGCTCTTGCTGGCCGGGGTGGGGCTGTACGGGGTGCTGGACTATTCGGTGCTGCAGAGGAGGAGGGAGATCGGGATCCGGATGGCGATTGGAGCTCAGGCGGCGGACATCGGCCGGCTGGTGACTTCGGTGTCGTCGAGGATGTTGCTGGCCGGTTCGGCGGCGGGCATCGTTCTAGGTCTGATATCGTCGCGGACGATGGAATCGCTGTTCTACGGAGTGAAGGCGACAGACCCGAGGATGCTGCTGCTGCCCTGGCTCGTGATTGCCGGGACTTCGATCATCGCGGCGGTACCCGCGGTGATCCGGGCGGTGCGCACCGATCCGGTGACGAGCCTGCGGATGGAGTAG
- a CDS encoding EF-hand domain-containing protein — MVDQMFEKVDVNRDGKITKDELSNSIESDSSASSKKLSADQIFQVLDSGGKGYITKQDAADGLEKMAQKMEQGGGAPPADGGKQGSGGSGSGGGSSSSTTSSSSSSEVYDPKDTNQDGKVSMQEEVAYALSQYTKAEKLQTAPQETSTTTYA, encoded by the coding sequence ATGGTCGATCAGATGTTCGAGAAAGTTGACGTGAACCGGGACGGCAAGATCACGAAGGACGAACTATCGAATTCGATCGAGTCCGACTCATCCGCCAGCAGCAAGAAACTCAGTGCAGACCAGATCTTCCAGGTCCTCGACTCGGGCGGCAAGGGCTACATCACTAAGCAGGATGCAGCCGACGGCCTGGAAAAGATGGCCCAGAAGATGGAGCAAGGAGGCGGAGCCCCGCCGGCCGACGGGGGGAAGCAGGGGTCCGGCGGCTCAGGATCCGGCGGCGGCAGCTCCAGCAGCACCACCTCCTCCTCTTCGAGTAGCGAAGTCTACGACCCGAAAGACACCAATCAGGATGGAAAGGTCTCGATGCAGGAAGAGGTCGCCTATGCCTTGAGCCAGTACACCAAGGCGGAGAAGCTCCAGACAGCCCCGCAGGAGACCTCGACGACGACCTACGCGTAG
- a CDS encoding mandelate racemase/muconate lactonizing enzyme family protein, whose product MKRRSFLSASAAGASSLAAAAQAPARKSGMKIKRVLYYGTGGDAALRKSKVPGLFNQSTNVVMIETDAGLTGIGEGGAKDTLEQCAAAIIGMDPFRIQEIWQVLFRGYFYPAGREKLHALGAIDMALWDLKAKALGVPLYQLLGGLTREHIECYATSYPPKATLKETAAACIKDGYRAFRVGPADSQPYDRFEMVNRTAQMCRDAREGAGKDGGWAVDFHTRFDMTDAVRLAGLIEGLGAYFVEDLVRSEDPAVYKTLRGLTKVPIAVGEQFGSRWDMNELIEGHLIDYCRATVPNVGGITEFVKIAALCETHYVGLIPHFTGPISEAALVHLCGSFSGPALMEMLPRVAISGTPYLPKAFDFRDGKLWPNDRPGLGVEVDTKQLTLLAEITENTQPTPIYRRPDGSVTNW is encoded by the coding sequence ATGAAACGCAGATCGTTCCTGAGCGCGTCAGCCGCCGGAGCCTCGTCCCTTGCCGCGGCCGCCCAGGCGCCAGCGCGCAAGTCCGGCATGAAGATCAAACGCGTCCTCTACTACGGCACCGGCGGCGACGCGGCGCTGCGCAAGAGCAAGGTGCCCGGTCTCTTCAACCAGAGCACCAACGTGGTGATGATCGAGACCGACGCCGGACTCACCGGCATCGGCGAAGGCGGCGCCAAGGACACGCTGGAGCAGTGCGCGGCGGCCATCATCGGCATGGACCCCTTCCGCATCCAGGAGATCTGGCAGGTCCTGTTTCGTGGCTATTTCTATCCGGCCGGCCGCGAGAAGCTGCATGCCCTCGGCGCCATCGACATGGCGTTGTGGGATCTCAAGGCCAAGGCTCTCGGCGTGCCGCTCTACCAGTTGCTGGGCGGCCTCACCCGCGAACATATCGAGTGCTATGCCACCAGCTATCCGCCCAAAGCCACGCTGAAGGAAACCGCCGCCGCCTGTATCAAGGACGGTTATCGCGCCTTCCGCGTCGGCCCGGCCGACAGCCAGCCCTACGACCGTTTCGAGATGGTGAACCGCACCGCCCAGATGTGCCGCGATGCGCGCGAAGGGGCAGGGAAGGACGGCGGCTGGGCGGTGGACTTCCACACTCGCTTCGACATGACCGACGCCGTGCGCCTGGCTGGGCTCATCGAAGGACTAGGCGCCTACTTCGTCGAGGATCTGGTGCGCTCGGAAGACCCGGCGGTCTACAAGACCCTGCGCGGGCTGACCAAGGTACCCATCGCCGTGGGCGAGCAGTTCGGCTCCCGCTGGGACATGAACGAGCTGATCGAAGGCCACCTCATCGATTACTGCCGCGCCACGGTGCCCAATGTCGGCGGCATTACGGAGTTCGTCAAGATCGCCGCTCTGTGCGAAACGCACTACGTCGGCCTGATCCCGCACTTTACAGGACCCATCTCCGAAGCGGCCCTCGTCCACCTGTGCGGCTCGTTCTCGGGACCCGCGCTGATGGAGATGCTGCCGCGCGTGGCCATCAGCGGCACGCCCTACCTGCCCAAGGCATTCGACTTCCGCGACGGCAAGCTATGGCCGAACGACCGGCCCGGTCTTGGCGTGGAGGTCGACACCAAACAGCTCACGTTGCTGGCGGAGATCACGGAGAACACCCAGCCGACGCCGATCTACCGGCGGCCGGATGGGTCTGTGACCAACTGGTAG
- a CDS encoding UbiD family decarboxylase, whose translation MPTSVAPSVSRATDIVDLRSALEFLASIPGQLVSTREPVDPVAELAGVYRLVGAGTPVMPPTRIGPAMLFESVKGYTMPVVTGVLASRLRTALLLNSTVERLPFDLLDALNHPHTPVVIPASDAPCQQVVLHPPFDLRTLIPAPTNTLKDAGPYFNMGLIRAEDPETGESDVTIHRLCLQGPDLLSVYFVPGRHIDAFRIKAEARGEALPVSISMGLDPAVYLAACFEPPTTPLGFDELTIAGGLRRRPVELVQCVSVNAKAIARAEIVLEGEILPHERIREDVQTNTGFCMPEFPGYLGKAQPSLPLIRIKAITHRLHPILQTIIGPGEEHVNLAGIPTEASILKLVNDSMPGKLLGVYCHSAGGGKYLAILQFKKSAPSDEGRQRQAALTAFAAFPELKHVILVDEDVNLYDTNDVLWAMTTRYQGDVSTIFIPGVRCHPLDPSQSPDFSPSIPADATSCKTIFDCTVPYRLKERFRRAEFVDVDLKRFLP comes from the coding sequence ATGCCGACGAGCGTTGCGCCATCCGTTTCGCGGGCCACCGATATTGTGGACCTTCGGTCCGCCCTTGAGTTCCTGGCCTCGATCCCGGGGCAACTCGTCTCGACGCGTGAACCCGTGGATCCCGTTGCCGAACTCGCCGGCGTCTACCGGTTGGTGGGCGCGGGCACGCCCGTCATGCCGCCCACGCGCATCGGCCCCGCCATGCTCTTCGAATCGGTGAAAGGCTACACCATGCCCGTGGTAACCGGCGTCCTGGCCAGCCGCCTGCGCACCGCCCTGCTGCTGAACAGCACGGTCGAGCGCCTGCCCTTTGACCTCTTGGACGCCCTGAATCATCCGCACACGCCCGTCGTCATTCCCGCCTCCGATGCGCCCTGCCAGCAGGTGGTCCTGCATCCGCCCTTCGACCTCCGCACCCTCATTCCCGCGCCCACCAATACCCTGAAGGACGCCGGCCCCTACTTCAACATGGGCCTCATCCGCGCCGAGGATCCCGAGACCGGCGAATCCGACGTCACCATCCACCGCCTCTGCCTGCAGGGACCCGATCTGTTGAGCGTCTACTTCGTACCCGGCCGCCACATCGACGCGTTTCGCATCAAGGCTGAGGCGCGGGGCGAGGCATTGCCGGTCTCCATCAGCATGGGGCTGGATCCGGCCGTCTATCTCGCGGCCTGTTTCGAACCGCCCACTACGCCGCTCGGCTTCGACGAGTTGACCATTGCCGGCGGGTTACGGCGCCGCCCGGTGGAACTGGTGCAGTGCGTCTCGGTCAACGCCAAGGCCATCGCGCGGGCCGAGATCGTCCTGGAAGGCGAGATCCTGCCGCATGAGCGGATCCGCGAAGATGTGCAGACGAACACCGGCTTCTGCATGCCCGAGTTCCCGGGCTATCTGGGCAAGGCGCAGCCGTCGCTGCCCTTGATCCGGATCAAAGCCATCACGCACCGTCTTCATCCCATCCTGCAGACCATCATCGGACCGGGCGAAGAGCACGTGAACCTGGCCGGCATTCCGACCGAAGCCAGCATTCTGAAGCTGGTGAACGACAGCATGCCGGGCAAACTGCTGGGTGTTTACTGCCACTCCGCCGGAGGCGGAAAGTACCTGGCGATCCTGCAATTCAAGAAGTCGGCGCCCAGCGACGAAGGCCGCCAGCGGCAGGCCGCCCTCACTGCCTTCGCGGCGTTTCCCGAACTCAAGCACGTCATCCTCGTGGACGAAGACGTGAATCTGTACGACACCAACGACGTATTGTGGGCGATGACCACGCGCTACCAGGGCGACGTCAGTACCATCTTCATTCCCGGTGTGCGCTGCCATCCGCTGGACCCTTCCCAGTCGCCTGACTTCAGCCCCAGCATTCCGGCCGACGCCACCTCCTGCAAGACGATCTTCGACTGCACGGTGCCTTACCGTTTGAAGGAGCGCTTCCGCCGCGCCGAGTTCGTTGACGTCGACCTGAAACGCTTCCTCCCATAG